From the Thermococcus guaymasensis DSM 11113 genome, one window contains:
- the porA gene encoding pyruvate ferredoxin oxidoreductase, whose protein sequence is MAEYKPIRKVVSGNYAAAYAVKHARVQVVAAYPITPQTSIIEKVAEFIANGEVENLQYVPVESEHSAMAACIGASAAGARAFTATSAQGLALMHEMLHWASGARLPIVMVDVNRAMAPPWSVWDDQTDSLAQRDTGWMQFYAENNQEVYDGVLMAFKIAETVNLPAMIVESAFILSHTYDVVEMIPQELVDEFLPPRKPLYDLADFSRPFSVGALGTPADYYEFRYKIAKAMEDAKKVIKDVGKEFGERFGRDYSDMIEKGYVDDADFVFMGMGSLMGTVKEAVELLRKEGYKVGYAKVRWFRPFPKEELREIAESVKGIAVLDRNFSFGQEGILFNEAKGALYNTSARPIMKNYIVGLGGRDFTVPDVKKVAENMKAIIEKGELDVEVDWYHLKR, encoded by the coding sequence ATGGCCGAGTACAAGCCTATTAGGAAGGTTGTGAGTGGTAACTACGCGGCCGCTTACGCCGTCAAGCACGCCCGCGTCCAGGTAGTTGCCGCTTACCCGATAACCCCCCAGACCAGCATCATTGAGAAGGTTGCCGAGTTCATAGCCAACGGCGAGGTCGAGAACCTCCAGTACGTTCCGGTGGAGAGCGAGCACTCCGCTATGGCCGCGTGCATAGGCGCCTCCGCGGCCGGTGCGAGAGCCTTCACGGCCACTTCTGCCCAGGGCCTTGCCCTCATGCACGAGATGCTCCACTGGGCGAGCGGTGCGAGACTGCCGATAGTTATGGTTGACGTTAACCGTGCCATGGCTCCGCCGTGGAGCGTCTGGGACGACCAGACAGACAGCCTTGCCCAGCGCGATACTGGCTGGATGCAGTTCTACGCCGAGAACAACCAGGAGGTCTACGACGGCGTCCTGATGGCCTTCAAGATAGCCGAGACCGTTAACCTGCCCGCTATGATCGTTGAGAGCGCCTTCATCCTGAGCCACACCTATGACGTCGTCGAGATGATCCCGCAGGAGCTCGTTGACGAGTTCCTCCCGCCGAGAAAGCCTCTCTACGACCTGGCCGACTTCAGCAGGCCGTTCTCAGTCGGCGCCCTTGGAACCCCGGCTGACTACTACGAGTTCCGCTACAAGATAGCCAAGGCCATGGAAGATGCAAAGAAGGTCATCAAGGACGTCGGTAAGGAGTTCGGTGAGCGCTTCGGCAGGGACTACAGCGACATGATTGAGAAGGGCTACGTCGATGATGCCGACTTCGTCTTCATGGGTATGGGCTCCCTCATGGGAACCGTCAAGGAGGCCGTCGAGCTCCTCAGGAAGGAGGGCTACAAGGTCGGCTACGCCAAGGTCAGGTGGTTCCGCCCGTTCCCGAAGGAGGAGCTCAGGGAGATAGCCGAGAGTGTTAAGGGAATAGCGGTCCTCGACAGGAACTTCTCCTTCGGCCAGGAGGGCATACTCTTCAACGAGGCCAAGGGAGCGCTCTACAACACCTCGGCGAGGCCGATAATGAAGAACTACATCGTCGGTCTCGGAGGCAGGGACTTCACAGTTCCGGACGTCAAGAAGGTCGCAGAGAACATGAAGGCAATCATTGAGAAAGGCGAGCTTGATGTAGAGGTGGACTGGTACCACCTTAAGAGGTGA
- a CDS encoding 3-methyl-2-oxobutanoate dehydrogenase subunit beta, with protein MEIPENVKKRLSIPAEEHFYSGHTACQGCGAALGLRYVLKAYGRKTIFTIPACCSTIIAGPWPYTALDANLFHTAFETTGAVLGGIEAALKARGIKVKGEDGVMVVGWAGDGGTADIGLQALSGFLERGHDAVYIMYDNEAYMNTGIQRSSSTPYGAWTTNTPGGKKHFLEKRQKKKVIDIVIAHNPPYAATASVAYPEDFIRKLKKAQKIPGPSFIQLFAPCPTGWRAPTDKSIELARLAVQTAYFPLFEYENGKYKINMPNPKKEPKPIEEFLKLQGRFKYMTREDIEILQSWVLREWEKLKKLAEVFG; from the coding sequence ATGGAGATTCCCGAGAACGTTAAGAAGAGGTTGAGCATTCCCGCTGAGGAGCACTTTTACTCCGGCCACACCGCCTGCCAGGGCTGTGGTGCTGCCCTGGGCCTCCGTTACGTCCTCAAGGCCTACGGGAGGAAGACCATCTTCACCATCCCGGCTTGCTGTTCGACCATCATAGCCGGCCCCTGGCCTTACACCGCCCTTGATGCGAACCTCTTCCACACCGCGTTCGAGACGACCGGTGCCGTCCTTGGCGGTATAGAGGCCGCCCTGAAGGCGAGGGGAATCAAGGTCAAGGGCGAGGACGGAGTCATGGTCGTCGGCTGGGCCGGCGACGGTGGTACCGCCGACATTGGTCTCCAGGCGCTTTCAGGCTTCCTTGAGAGGGGCCACGACGCGGTCTACATAATGTACGACAACGAGGCCTACATGAACACCGGAATCCAGAGGTCGAGCTCGACCCCCTACGGTGCCTGGACAACCAACACTCCGGGCGGAAAGAAGCACTTCCTTGAGAAGAGGCAGAAGAAAAAGGTCATCGACATAGTCATAGCCCACAACCCGCCATACGCTGCAACCGCCAGCGTGGCCTATCCAGAGGACTTCATAAGGAAGCTAAAGAAGGCTCAGAAGATACCGGGCCCGAGCTTCATCCAGCTCTTCGCCCCGTGCCCGACCGGTTGGCGCGCCCCGACCGACAAGAGCATCGAGCTTGCCCGCTTGGCAGTCCAGACCGCATACTTCCCGCTCTTCGAGTACGAGAACGGCAAGTACAAGATAAACATGCCCAACCCGAAGAAAGAGCCTAAACCCATTGAAGAGTTCCTCAAACTCCAGGGCAGGTTCAAGTACATGACCAGAGAGGACATTGAGATCCTCCAGAGCTGGGTGCTCCGCGAGTGGGAGAAACTCAAGAAGCTTGCCGAGGTCTTCGGCTGA
- a CDS encoding pyruvate/ketoisovalerate ferredoxin oxidoreductase subunit gamma: MIEIRFHGRGGQGAVTAANILAAAAFKAGKYVQAFPFFGVERRGAPVTAFTRIDDKPIRIKTQIYEPDIVVVLDPSLLDTVDVTAGLKDDGIVIINTEKSKEEVLGKLKKKPAKLALVDATTIALDVLGLPITNTAILGAVAKATGIVELDYVKEAIKETFSGALGEKNAKAAEEAFNKTVIYEL; encoded by the coding sequence ATGATTGAGATACGTTTTCATGGTAGGGGTGGACAGGGTGCCGTTACGGCCGCCAACATTCTAGCCGCTGCAGCCTTCAAAGCCGGCAAGTACGTCCAGGCGTTCCCGTTCTTCGGTGTTGAGAGGCGTGGAGCGCCGGTTACGGCTTTCACCAGGATTGACGACAAGCCGATAAGGATTAAGACCCAGATTTACGAGCCGGACATTGTGGTCGTCCTCGACCCGAGCCTTCTCGACACCGTTGATGTCACCGCCGGTCTCAAGGATGACGGAATAGTTATCATCAACACCGAGAAGAGCAAGGAGGAAGTCCTTGGGAAACTCAAGAAGAAGCCGGCCAAGCTGGCCCTCGTTGATGCTACCACCATAGCCCTTGACGTACTCGGTCTCCCGATCACCAACACCGCTATCCTCGGTGCCGTCGCCAAGGCTACCGGCATAGTCGAGCTCGACTACGTCAAGGAGGCCATCAAGGAGACCTTCTCGGGAGCCCTCGGCGAGAAGAACGCCAAGGCCGCCGAGGAAGCGTTCAACAAGACCGTTATCTATGAGCTCTGA
- a CDS encoding DUF835 domain-containing protein, with protein MDLMVSTYELVYDVILLLAVGYIWLFFLRRWNRYTAELKPFIRNAVVFLGLGFWGRVLDFVSNFIEVPHLEPLLSLVYGASLVGLVYTMVSYVRLLEKQRYISIPTSVSDSQTGKALKGAYLVLGSKSKFVDVIELLKSAKLPTLIFTRNPYLYRNLDFAVPVWVTQTTDQGVTPTKLHVIQEYALKFIRENPNAVVLIDCLEYLLLYNDFPSVYKFLVNLKDYLTSAGAGLIVITDEAVLDERQRALLLREFEPL; from the coding sequence ATGGACTTAATGGTGTCAACCTATGAGCTTGTGTACGATGTTATCCTTCTCCTCGCGGTGGGGTACATCTGGCTGTTTTTCCTGAGAAGGTGGAACCGCTACACGGCTGAGTTAAAACCATTTATCCGGAACGCGGTCGTGTTTCTTGGTCTTGGTTTCTGGGGCAGGGTGCTGGACTTCGTAAGTAACTTTATTGAAGTGCCGCATTTGGAGCCCCTCCTATCCCTCGTCTATGGGGCCTCTTTAGTTGGTCTTGTGTACACGATGGTTAGTTACGTGAGGCTACTTGAGAAACAACGCTATATCTCTATCCCGACCTCAGTCTCAGATTCTCAGACGGGTAAGGCACTAAAAGGGGCATACTTGGTTTTGGGTTCCAAGTCCAAGTTCGTTGACGTCATCGAACTCCTGAAATCAGCCAAGTTGCCGACTCTGATCTTCACCAGGAACCCCTATCTGTACAGAAACCTCGACTTCGCCGTCCCAGTATGGGTCACTCAGACAACGGACCAAGGAGTCACACCGACAAAGCTTCACGTTATCCAGGAGTATGCACTCAAGTTCATACGGGAAAATCCAAACGCTGTAGTGCTGATAGACTGCCTCGAATACCTGCTGCTCTACAACGATTTTCCCTCGGTTTACAAGTTCCTGGTCAACCTGAAGGACTACCTAACTTCCGCCGGGGCTGGATTGATAGTGATCACCGATGAAGCCGTCCTTGACGAGAGACAGCGTGCCCTCCTCCTGAGAGAGTTTGAGCCCCTGTGA
- a CDS encoding bifunctional N(6)-L-threonylcarbamoyladenine synthase/serine/threonine protein kinase, with protein sequence MIALGIEGTAHTLGIGIVTEKKVLANVFDTLTTEKGGIHPKEAAEHHARLLKPLLRKALETAGITMEDVDIIAFSQGPGLGPALRVVATAARALAIRYNKPIVGVNHCIAHVEITKMFGVKDPVGLYVSGGNTQVLALEGGRYRVFGETLDIGIGNAIDTFARELGIGFPGGPKIEKLAQKGERYIELPYAVKGMDLSFSGLLTEAVRKYRTGKYRVEDLAYSFQETAFAALVEVTERAIAHTGKDEVVLVGGVAANNRLREMLRVMAEDRGVKFFVPPYDLCRDNGAMIAYTGLRMYLGGVKFKITDTIVKQKFRTDEVEVVWT encoded by the coding sequence ATGATAGCTCTTGGCATTGAGGGAACGGCCCATACCCTTGGCATAGGAATCGTTACTGAGAAAAAGGTTCTCGCCAACGTATTCGACACTCTCACCACTGAAAAAGGAGGAATACACCCAAAAGAGGCCGCCGAGCATCACGCCAGACTCCTAAAGCCCCTCCTGAGGAAGGCCCTTGAAACCGCCGGGATCACAATGGAAGACGTTGATATCATCGCATTCTCCCAGGGACCCGGCCTTGGGCCGGCTTTGAGAGTTGTTGCCACGGCCGCGAGGGCCCTAGCGATAAGGTACAACAAGCCAATCGTGGGTGTGAACCACTGCATAGCCCACGTCGAGATAACCAAGATGTTCGGTGTTAAGGATCCCGTTGGGCTGTACGTCAGCGGGGGCAACACACAGGTTTTAGCCTTGGAGGGAGGCCGCTACCGTGTCTTCGGCGAGACCCTTGACATTGGAATAGGAAACGCGATAGACACCTTCGCAAGGGAGCTGGGCATAGGCTTTCCCGGCGGGCCGAAGATCGAGAAGCTCGCACAGAAGGGAGAGAGATACATCGAACTGCCGTATGCGGTTAAAGGTATGGATCTGAGCTTTTCAGGCCTCCTGACCGAGGCCGTGAGAAAGTACCGCACAGGGAAGTACCGCGTTGAGGATCTTGCCTATTCATTCCAAGAGACGGCCTTTGCAGCGCTCGTTGAGGTCACGGAGAGAGCAATAGCCCACACTGGCAAGGATGAGGTTGTTCTGGTTGGTGGGGTGGCCGCGAACAACAGGCTCAGGGAAATGCTGAGGGTTATGGCCGAGGATCGTGGTGTTAAGTTTTTCGTTCCACCTTACGATCTGTGCCGGGATAATGGTGCCATGATAGCATACACTGGTCTTAGGATGTACCTTGGTGGCGTAAAGTTTAAAATAACCGACACCATTGTCAAGCAGAAGTTCAGAACGGATGAGGTAGAGGTTGTATGGACTTAA
- a CDS encoding Nif3-like dinuclear metal center hexameric protein: MNRDELVSFLNDYLQISAYPDKSSNGLQVEGKEEVERVAFAVDTTLRTIERAVGGRADMLVVHHGMIWGGLDYITGIHYRRLKALIESGLNLYAAHLPLDAHPEVGNNVGLLKLLGLEPKGPFGEYRGLSIGFWGEFDEPQPIEKVAQVLAEKLDTTVRTYEFGKREIKTVGVISGAGAFALEEAHRKGIDLLVTGEFGHADYLTALDLPQSVLVAGHYKTETLGVKALMEVVRERFDLDVFFIDDPTGL, from the coding sequence ATGAACCGCGACGAGCTTGTGTCTTTTCTCAACGATTACCTCCAGATTTCGGCCTATCCAGACAAGTCGAGCAACGGCCTCCAGGTTGAGGGGAAAGAGGAAGTTGAGAGGGTAGCCTTTGCCGTTGATACGACGCTGAGAACCATCGAGAGGGCCGTTGGGGGAAGAGCCGACATGCTGGTCGTCCACCACGGCATGATATGGGGCGGGCTGGACTACATCACGGGAATACACTACAGGCGGCTAAAAGCCCTCATAGAGAGCGGCCTGAACCTCTACGCGGCCCACCTCCCGCTGGACGCACACCCTGAAGTCGGGAACAACGTTGGGCTTTTGAAACTGCTCGGCCTTGAGCCGAAGGGGCCGTTCGGGGAGTACAGAGGCCTGAGCATAGGATTCTGGGGCGAGTTTGACGAGCCGCAGCCGATCGAGAAGGTCGCACAGGTCTTAGCCGAAAAGCTCGACACAACGGTCAGGACCTACGAGTTCGGAAAGAGGGAAATAAAGACCGTCGGAGTGATAAGCGGTGCCGGGGCCTTCGCACTTGAGGAGGCCCACAGGAAGGGGATTGACCTGCTCGTAACGGGCGAATTCGGCCACGCGGATTACTTAACTGCCCTCGACCTGCCCCAGAGCGTCCTTGTGGCTGGACACTACAAGACGGAGACTCTGGGCGTTAAGGCTCTCATGGAAGTCGTGAGGGAGCGCTTTGATCTCGATGTCTTCTTCATAGACGATCCGACCGGACTTTAG
- the porA gene encoding pyruvate synthase subunit PorA, with product MPIRTVMKANEAAAWAAKLAKPKVIAAFPITPSTLVPEKISEFVANGELDAEFIKVESEHSAISACVGASAAGVRTFTATASQGLALMHEVLFIAAGMRLPIVMAIGNRSLSAPINIWNDWQDSISERDTGWLQFYAENNQEALDLILIAYKVAEDERVLLPAMVGFDAFILTHTVEPVEIPDQELVDEFLGEYEPKHAYLDPARPITQGTLAFPAHYMEARYTVWQANENAKKVIDEVFAEFEKRFGRKYQKVEEYRTDDAEIIFVTMGSLAGTVKEYVDHLREKGIKAGAAKLTVYRPFPIEEVRELAKKAKVLALLEKNVTFSVGGALFQDFSRALINQEEKPKIVDFILGLGGRDVTFKDLDEALAIAQKALNGEKVDEVNWIGLRKEIL from the coding sequence ATGCCGATTAGGACCGTTATGAAGGCAAATGAAGCTGCTGCCTGGGCCGCGAAGCTTGCCAAGCCGAAGGTTATAGCCGCGTTCCCCATTACCCCGTCAACCCTCGTCCCCGAGAAGATAAGTGAGTTCGTCGCCAACGGAGAGCTCGATGCGGAGTTCATCAAGGTCGAGAGCGAGCACTCCGCTATTTCCGCCTGTGTTGGTGCTTCCGCCGCCGGCGTTAGGACATTCACCGCTACCGCTTCTCAGGGTCTAGCCCTGATGCACGAGGTGCTCTTCATCGCCGCCGGAATGAGGCTTCCTATAGTAATGGCCATTGGAAACCGTTCTCTTAGCGCTCCGATCAACATCTGGAACGACTGGCAGGACAGCATAAGCGAGCGCGACACGGGATGGCTCCAGTTCTACGCCGAGAACAACCAGGAAGCTCTGGACCTTATTCTGATAGCCTACAAGGTCGCCGAGGACGAGCGCGTTCTCCTCCCAGCGATGGTCGGCTTCGACGCCTTCATCCTGACTCACACCGTCGAGCCCGTCGAGATACCCGACCAGGAGCTCGTTGACGAGTTCCTCGGCGAGTACGAGCCGAAGCACGCCTATCTCGACCCGGCCAGGCCGATCACTCAGGGTACGCTCGCCTTCCCGGCCCACTACATGGAAGCTAGATACACCGTCTGGCAGGCCAACGAGAACGCCAAGAAGGTCATCGACGAGGTCTTTGCTGAGTTCGAGAAGCGCTTTGGTAGAAAGTACCAGAAGGTTGAGGAGTACAGGACTGACGACGCCGAGATAATCTTCGTCACCATGGGCTCCCTCGCCGGAACCGTCAAGGAGTACGTTGACCACCTCCGCGAGAAGGGCATCAAGGCCGGTGCTGCGAAGCTCACCGTTTACAGACCGTTCCCAATTGAGGAGGTCAGGGAGCTCGCCAAGAAGGCCAAGGTCTTGGCTCTCCTCGAGAAGAACGTCACCTTCAGCGTCGGTGGAGCTCTCTTCCAGGACTTCAGCAGGGCCCTCATCAACCAGGAGGAGAAGCCGAAGATCGTTGACTTCATCCTCGGCCTTGGAGGAAGGGACGTCACCTTCAAGGACCTCGACGAGGCCCTCGCGATCGCTCAGAAGGCCCTAAACGGAGAGAAGGTTGATGAGGTCAACTGGATAGGACTTAGGAAGGAGATCCTGTGA
- the coaD gene encoding phosphopantetheine adenylyltransferase translates to MRKPYRKVVVGGTFDRLHLGHKALLRKAFEVGKYVYVGLTSDEMIRNKPYADKILPYELRLADLLKFFEVNGYTNYRVIKINTAIGFADKIKSLEAIVVSEETYKGALIVNRAREEKGLKPLDIVTIKLVKSRIGSKISSTLIRAGLIDPFGNPLKKKD, encoded by the coding sequence ATGAGAAAGCCCTACCGCAAGGTCGTGGTTGGTGGGACATTTGACAGGCTTCACCTCGGCCACAAAGCACTTCTAAGAAAGGCCTTTGAAGTTGGAAAGTACGTTTATGTCGGCCTTACCTCAGACGAGATGATCAGGAACAAGCCCTATGCCGACAAGATACTCCCCTACGAACTCCGCCTTGCGGATCTGCTCAAGTTCTTTGAGGTGAACGGTTACACTAACTACCGCGTCATCAAGATAAACACCGCCATAGGCTTCGCTGATAAGATAAAGAGCCTCGAAGCAATTGTCGTCAGCGAGGAGACGTACAAGGGGGCCCTGATTGTAAACCGTGCCAGAGAAGAGAAAGGGCTCAAACCGCTGGATATAGTCACAATAAAGCTCGTGAAGAGCAGGATAGGCTCAAAAATAAGCTCGACCCTCATCAGGGCAGGACTCATCGACCCCTTTGGAAACCCCCTAAAGAAAAAGGACTAA
- a CDS encoding 3-methyl-2-oxobutanoate dehydrogenase subunit delta yields the protein MNTLFGEKKVEARKLVFTSAEQYPEAPISLGTTLSNFTGDWRTFMPVINEEKCVKCYICWKFCPEPAIYIKPDGYVAVDYDYCKGCGICANECPTKAITMEKEEK from the coding sequence TTGAACACGCTGTTTGGTGAGAAGAAGGTCGAGGCGAGGAAACTCGTCTTCACGTCAGCAGAGCAGTACCCAGAGGCCCCCATAAGCCTTGGAACGACGCTCAGCAATTTTACAGGTGACTGGAGGACTTTTATGCCTGTTATCAACGAGGAGAAGTGTGTCAAGTGCTACATTTGCTGGAAGTTCTGCCCAGAGCCAGCGATATACATCAAACCCGATGGATACGTGGCCGTAGACTACGACTACTGTAAGGGCTGTGGTATTTGTGCGAACGAGTGCCCGACTAAGGCCATAACAATGGAGAAGGAGGAGAAGTGA
- the hflX gene encoding GTPase HflX → MKAIGVIRYSRRERLSREEFEELLRSAGYEVLAVLEQNREEHPRYNIGRGKLEELKELVKELRPDKVIFANRLTPSQAYNLWKELRVEIIDRWQLVLEIFEKRAHSKEAKLQVELASLQYEVPLVKEAIRRIKLGDRAGFKGMGEYQTRQYLKHVRYRMGKIREELERVRADREVKRKRREGLGFILIALAGYTNAGKSTLLNALAGEDIEAKNQMFTTLDTTTRRFKLGRKRVLLTDTVGFIDNLPPFIVEAFHSTLEEIVKADVVLLVLDISEPWGEVRRKLLASINVLRDLKALDKPIIVVMNKIDLTTAEDVEEKKKLIEEIVEEVAPSVRAVVKISAKMGILEELKRALEEIIPTLPKYKRFRIVIPPTVDPGKILGLLESIGEVLSVSYGDKVEVEALIQVGMIKELTRLGITLEHPSNKAD, encoded by the coding sequence ATGAAGGCCATAGGAGTCATAAGGTACTCGCGAAGGGAGAGGCTCAGCAGGGAGGAGTTTGAGGAGCTTTTGAGGAGCGCGGGTTATGAGGTTCTTGCCGTTCTTGAGCAGAACCGAGAGGAGCACCCGCGCTACAACATCGGAAGGGGGAAGCTCGAGGAGCTCAAAGAGCTCGTCAAGGAGCTCAGACCGGACAAGGTGATCTTTGCAAACCGCTTAACCCCTTCTCAGGCCTACAACCTCTGGAAGGAGCTTCGGGTTGAAATCATAGACCGCTGGCAGCTTGTCCTTGAGATCTTTGAGAAGAGGGCTCACTCGAAAGAGGCTAAGCTTCAGGTTGAGCTGGCCTCTCTTCAGTACGAGGTTCCGCTCGTCAAGGAGGCAATAAGGCGGATAAAACTCGGCGATAGGGCGGGTTTTAAAGGAATGGGTGAGTATCAGACCCGGCAGTATCTGAAGCACGTCCGTTACAGGATGGGGAAGATAAGGGAAGAGCTGGAACGCGTCAGGGCCGACAGAGAAGTAAAGCGGAAGAGGAGAGAAGGGCTGGGGTTTATTCTCATAGCCTTGGCGGGATACACAAACGCTGGAAAGTCCACCCTGCTCAACGCCCTGGCTGGAGAAGACATCGAGGCAAAGAACCAGATGTTCACGACTCTCGACACAACGACCAGGCGCTTTAAGCTCGGGAGAAAGAGGGTTCTGCTCACTGATACGGTTGGCTTCATTGATAATCTGCCTCCGTTCATAGTGGAGGCCTTCCACTCAACCCTTGAAGAAATAGTGAAAGCTGACGTTGTTCTGCTCGTTTTGGACATCAGTGAGCCCTGGGGGGAAGTCCGGAGAAAGCTCCTTGCATCTATAAATGTCCTGAGGGACCTTAAGGCTCTTGACAAGCCAATAATTGTAGTCATGAATAAGATAGATCTGACCACAGCGGAAGACGTTGAGGAGAAAAAGAAACTTATAGAGGAAATCGTTGAGGAAGTCGCACCGAGTGTTAGAGCCGTGGTAAAGATCTCTGCCAAGATGGGGATCCTTGAAGAGTTAAAGCGGGCTTTGGAGGAGATAATCCCCACCCTTCCGAAGTACAAGAGGTTTAGGATTGTAATTCCACCTACAGTTGATCCAGGGAAGATCCTCGGACTTTTGGAGTCCATAGGGGAAGTCCTCAGCGTTTCTTACGGAGATAAGGTCGAGGTTGAGGCCCTGATCCAGGTTGGAATGATAAAGGAACTGACAAGGCTGGGGATAACACTTGAGCACCCCTCAAACAAGGCCGACTAA
- the porD gene encoding pyruvate synthase subunit PorD produces the protein MAESPFKADIERVQKEYSEKMTPGAIAYIPGSSVINKTGSWRVFMPEFNREKCTRCYLCYIYCPEPAIYLDEEGYPVFDYDYCKGCGVCANECPVGAIVMVRETK, from the coding sequence ATGGCTGAGAGCCCGTTTAAGGCCGACATAGAGAGGGTTCAGAAGGAGTATAGCGAAAAGATGACGCCGGGAGCCATCGCATACATCCCAGGAAGTAGCGTAATTAACAAGACCGGAAGCTGGAGAGTCTTCATGCCTGAGTTCAACAGGGAGAAGTGCACCAGGTGCTACCTCTGCTACATCTACTGCCCCGAGCCGGCGATCTACCTTGACGAGGAAGGCTACCCGGTCTTTGACTACGACTACTGTAAGGGCTGTGGAGTTTGTGCGAACGAGTGCCCTGTTGGTGCCATAGTTATGGTTAGGGAGACCAAGTGA
- a CDS encoding inorganic phosphate transporter: MDAVGVAVIAVAFYIAWNIGSNDSANAMGTAVGAGILSFRQATLTIAIFTLLGAYLKGYKVMKTVGKGIVPSGYLTIELAVIALLSAGVWVTIATVKGLPVSTTQAIVGGVLGVGLSIGAPINWATMGKIAGAWVFSPVLSGIFAAILYKFYSYVVSNIKTISTIETLYKALAILGGSYMAFNFGTNEVANASGPIVGAGVLEPKTAGVLVALSLAMGALTFSYAVMHTVGKKITALGPISAFAAQFGSAMSVSLANIFGLPVSSSQAIVGGVLGVGIIAGEKIDKRVIKDIIFGWVATPTVAVLISIIVFRLFHLVGLV; the protein is encoded by the coding sequence ATGGATGCGGTAGGAGTGGCAGTAATAGCAGTGGCATTTTATATAGCCTGGAACATTGGTTCAAATGACTCCGCCAATGCTATGGGGACCGCGGTTGGGGCAGGAATACTGAGCTTCCGCCAGGCAACGCTCACGATAGCTATATTCACCCTCCTGGGAGCATACCTTAAGGGATACAAGGTCATGAAGACCGTTGGAAAAGGTATCGTTCCCTCTGGATACCTAACGATTGAACTTGCCGTTATAGCACTTCTCTCGGCGGGGGTATGGGTTACCATAGCCACCGTCAAGGGACTCCCCGTCTCAACAACGCAGGCGATAGTTGGGGGGGTTCTGGGCGTTGGCCTCAGCATAGGTGCCCCAATCAACTGGGCAACGATGGGAAAAATAGCTGGAGCATGGGTTTTCTCGCCGGTTCTATCGGGAATCTTCGCGGCGATTCTCTACAAGTTCTATTCGTATGTAGTCTCCAACATCAAAACCATCTCGACAATCGAAACTCTTTACAAAGCCCTTGCAATTCTGGGCGGCTCTTATATGGCCTTCAACTTTGGGACGAACGAGGTGGCCAACGCCTCCGGCCCAATAGTTGGGGCTGGCGTCCTTGAGCCCAAAACGGCAGGTGTTCTTGTAGCCCTTAGCCTCGCCATGGGTGCCCTTACCTTCAGCTACGCGGTAATGCACACGGTCGGCAAGAAGATAACCGCCCTCGGCCCCATCTCAGCTTTTGCCGCCCAGTTCGGATCGGCAATGTCGGTAAGCTTGGCAAACATCTTCGGCCTGCCAGTCAGCTCCAGCCAGGCGATAGTTGGAGGGGTTTTGGGCGTTGGCATCATAGCGGGAGAGAAGATCGACAAAAGGGTAATCAAGGACATAATCTTCGGATGGGTTGCGACACCAACGGTGGCCGTTCTTATATCCATCATTGTCTTCAGGCTCTTCCACTTAGTCGGCCTTGTTTGA